Proteins encoded together in one Triticum dicoccoides isolate Atlit2015 ecotype Zavitan chromosome 7B, WEW_v2.0, whole genome shotgun sequence window:
- the LOC119338693 gene encoding protein ecdysoneless homolog yields MAAAAAASNPFQFPRRRPPDDTLFYAVYPLPLPTGLPAPALLASLQSLHLSLLSHLAPFLSTHLFHRDPFTLSLPADPAGPCAACASPPAVPHLHGALRFGDSLPDEWLAVSLLFALTRAFPGLAARAWDSDGDFLLIEAAFALPRWLDPDTAPNRVFIFRGELHILPPSLFPDTPSLQAALAAVHDDSVDTRASDAVQAAIQRRIAGMPERAAENLHTARVTVPAPVAKVLKEEPCLIARAVEAFYDRDIDTMKHAARMDKFLKGPGGEGVDMVRTSVRMTKAMYGQLMQQSFQAPRGYPMPRSEEGPDKWMEAELGMKIACGFEMMYQERRHEAEEGMGSTWEVYKKSLEATGCFQGLLPGSKEYKRIMEDAMQYYKSSSSFSRTREMLSAPVRRIDEILAMPYSAEDFQGINLPPSDDDSWLRNGEDELNAELHERQKEMEEYAAVKKNRKSQKQNVSSSSSSQPNEFNLGEITDSMQEFVRKMSSFEGAEVPTNREDTETVDLDVNLFFKAMESVLGRASQEEAGHDTEAGRKSSSSDMDFDDSDFDNDSTEEAGEKDMDDSFMESYSDALNDELSKTTIEETFSRAQRPSTNSEGPSNDADSDDGEMAPVDVNLNLVESFLNSYSSQQGLPGPASNLLGLMGVKVPPPDGSKKP; encoded by the exons atggccgccgccgccgccgcctccaaccCTTTCCAGTtccctcgccgccgaccgccggACGACACGCTCTTCTACGCCGTCTACCCTCTCCCCCTCCCCACCGGCCTCCCAGCCCCGGCCCTCCTCGCCTCGCTCCAGTCGCTCCACCTCTCCCTCCTCTCCCACCTGGCCCCCTTCCTCTCCACCCACCTCTTCCACCGCGACCCCTTCACCCTCTCCCTCCCCGCCGACCCGGCCGGCCCCTGCGCGGCCTGCGCCTCGCCGCCCGCCGTCCCCCACCTCCACGGCGCGCTCCGCTTCGGGGACTCCCTCCCCGACGAGTGGCTCGCCGTCTCCCTCCTCTTCGCCCTCACGCGCGCCTTCCCGGGGCTCGCCGCGCGCGCCTGGGACTCGGACGGCGACTTCCTCCTCATCGAGGCCGCCTTCGCGCTCCCGCGCTGGCTCGACCCCGACACCGCCCCCAACCGCGTCTTCATCTTCCGCGGCGAGCTCCACATCCTGCCGCCCTCCCTCTTCCCCGACACGCCCTCCCTCCaggccgccctcgccgccgtccacgacGACTCCGTCGACACCCGGGCCTCCGACGCCGTCCAGGCCGCCATACAACGCCGCATCGCCGGGATGCCGGAGAGGGCCGCCGAGAACCTCCACACGGCGCGCGTCACCGTGCCGGCGCCCGTGGCCAAGGTGCTCAAGGAGGAGCCCTGCTTGATCGCGCGCGCGGTCGAGGCGTTCTACGACCGGGACATTGACACCATGAAGCACGCCGCGAGGATGGACAAGTTCCTCAAGGGCCCCGGCGGGGAAGGGGTTGACATGGTGAGGACGTCCGTGCGGATGACGAAGGCGATGTATGGCCAGCTCatgcagcagagcttccaggcgccCAGGGGTTACCCCATGCCGAGGAGCGAGGAGGGTCCGGACAAGTGGATGGAGGCAGAGCTGGGGATGAAGATTGCGTGTGGGTTCGAGATGATGTACCAGGAGAGGCGGCACGAGGCGGAGGAAGGAATGGGGAGCACATGGGAGGTTTACAAGAAGAGCTTGGAGGCGACTGGCTGTTTTCAGGGGTTGCTTCCTGGTTCCAAGGAGTATAAGAGGATCATGGAGGATGCAATGCAATATTACAAGAGCTCGAGTTCGTTCTCGCGAACAAG GGAGATGCTAAGTGCACCGGTCCGTCGAATTGATGAAATCCTTGCGATGCCGTACTCGgcagaagattttcaaggcattaaTCTTCCCCCAAGTGATGATGATTCTTGGCTGCGTAATGGGGAGGATGAATTGAATGCTGAACTTCATGAAAGGCAGAAGGAAATGGAAGAGTATGCGGCTGTGAAGAAGAATAGAAAAAGTCAAAAGCAAAATGTCTCCAGCAGTTCAAGCTCCCAGCCAAACGAGTTTAATCTTGGAGAAATCACAGACTCCATGCAAGAATTTGTTCGCAAAATGTCAAGCTTCGAGGGAGCTGAAGTTCCCACAAACAG GGAAGACACGGAGACAGTAGACCTTGATGTCAACCTGTTCTTTAAGGCCATGGAGTCGGTGTTAGGAAGAGCTTCACAAGAGGAAGCTGGCCATGATACTGAAGCTGGTAGAAAATCCTCCTCGTCTGACATGGACTTTG ACGATTCTGATTTCGATAATGATTCTACTGAAGAAGCTGGTGAAAAGGATATGGATGATTCTTTCATGGAATCATATTCAGATGCTTTGAATGACGAGCTAAGTAAGACTACCATTGAGGAAACCTTTTCTCGAGCACAACGCCCTAGCACCAACAGTGAG GGTCCCTCGAATGATGCCGATAGTGATGATGGGGAGATGGCCCCAGTTGATGTGAACTTGAACCTTGTGGAGAGCTTCCTTAACTCGTACTCGTCTCAGCAGGGCCTTCCTGGCCCGGCCTCGAACCTGCTTGGACTTATGGGTGTGAAGGTACCACCTCCGGACGGTAGTAAAAAGCCATGA
- the LOC119340499 gene encoding pentatricopeptide repeat-containing protein At5g48730, chloroplastic-like translates to MAAAPVASPFPTLPSPSSALSTPTRRLHGRAFPPPAAAASPREQQQQQSARGAAGAGESRRRREEEQDEAAAEEFERQRKEEVNRKIASRKALSIILRREATKAVLDKREPGKGTRRLLPRTVLEALHDRVAALRWESALKVFELMRDQVWYRPYVGIYIKLITMLGKCKQPGKAHELFQAMVDEGCAPNLESYTALVSAYSRSGSFDRAFALLDQMKATPGCRPDVQTYSILIKSCLHAHDFDKVKDLLEDMARAGIRPNTVTYNTLIDAHGKAGRFAEMESTLLEMLSEDCKPDVWTMNSTLRAFGSSGQIETMESCYEKFQASGISPNIKTYNILLDSYGKAKMYEKMGAVMEYMQKYYYSWTIVTYNVVIDAFGRAGDLEQMEYIFRLMKSDRIKPNCVTLCSLIRAYGRADQVKKIETVLRVVENSDITLDIVFFNCLVDAYGRVGRLAEMWDVLNMMKEEQIRPDKVTCTTMIKWFLVKGIDDHRVQYLRDLKDGRSTDNK, encoded by the exons ATGGCCGCCGCGCCGGTGGCGTCCCCCTTCCCCacgctcccctctccctcctccgccCTCAGCACGCCCACGCGCCGTCTTCACGGCCGCGCGTTCCCGCCGCCAGCAGCGGCCGCCTCGCcgcgggagcagcagcagcagcagagcgcCAGGGGCGCGGCGGGCGCGGGGGAGAgcaggcggcggcgggaggaggaacaGGACGAGGCCGCGGCGGAGGAGTTCGAGCGGCAGCGGAAGGAGGAGGTGAACCGCAAGATCGCCTCCCGGAAGGCGCTCTCCATCATCCTCCGGCGCGAGGCCACCAAGGCCGTCCTCGACAAGCGCGAGCCCGGCAAGGGcacccgccgcctcctcccccgcACCGTACTCGAGGCCCTCCACGACCGCGTCGCCGCCCTCCGCTGGGAGTCCGCCCTCAAG GTGTTCGAGCTAATGCGGGACCAGGTGTGGTACAGGCCGTACGTCGGCATATACATCAAGCTCATCACCATGCTCGGCAAGTGCAAGCAGCCGGGGAAGGCGCACGAGCTCTTCCAGGCCATGGTCGACGAGGGCTGCGCCCCCAACCTCGAGTCGTACACGGCCCTTGTCTCGGCGTACAGCAGGAGCGGCAGCTTCGACAGGGCTTTCGCCTTGCTTGATCAGATGAAGGCCACCCCTGGTTGCCGGCCCGATGTCCAGACATACTCCATTCTCATCAAGTCCTGCTTGCACGCCCATGACTTCGACAAGGTGAAGGACTTGCTGGAGGATATGGCGCGCGCGGGTATCCGCCCGAACACCGTGACTTATAACACTCTCATTGATGCTCATGGGAAAGCAGGAAG GTTTGCTGAGATGGAGTCAACTCTTCTTGAGATGTTGTCTGAAGACTGCAAGCCTGATGTGTGGACAATGAATTCTACTCTCAGAGCTTTCGGTAGCAGTGGTCAGATTGAGACAATGGAAAGCTGCTACGAGAAGTTCCAGGCATCTGGTATCTCCCCAAACATTAAGACCTACAACATTTTACTTGATTCCTATGGTAAAGCTAAAATGTATGAGAAGATGGGAGCAGTGAtggagtacatgcagaagtattACTATTCCTGGACAATAGTCACATACAACGTAGTTATTGATGCATTCGGAAGGGCCGGCGATCTTGAACAGATGGAATACATCTTTAGATTGATGAAATCAGACCGTATAAAGCCTAACTGTGTTACCCTCTGTTCATTGATTAGAGCATATGGAAGGGCTGATCAAGTAAAGAAAATAGAGACAGTGTTAAGAGTTGTCGAGAATTCAGATATCACGTTGGATATTGTGTTTTTCAACTGTTTGGTGGACGCATATGGGAGGGTGGGGCGCTTGGCAGAGATGTGGGATGTTCTCAATATGATGAAGGAAGAGCAAATAAGACCAGACAAGGTAACCTGCACTACCATGATCAAATGGTTTCTCGTCAAAGGGATTGATGATCATCGTGTTCAGTACCTGCGTGACCTAAAAGATGGGCGATCTACAGACAACAAGTAG